The Halalkalicoccus tibetensis genome contains the following window.
CGGTACCCCGGGTCCAGTCGTAGAGCCGGTCGCGCTCGGCGTCGGCCAGCCTGGAGGGTTCGTCCCCGTCCCCGTAGACGAATCTCATGGGAAGGTGCTGGACGAGGCCGAAGCGCTCGACGAGCTGGGCGGGCCGCCCCTGGCCGAGGCCCAGCTCCCCGGCCGGGATCCGTATCTCGCGGCCGGCGTCGAGGACGAACCCCTCGTCGTCCCACGACTGTAGCGTGCCGACGTAGCTCTCTCCCTCGGTGAACTCGTCGGTGATCTCGCCCCACTCCTCGCGCAGCGCGTTGCGGGCGACGGTGGCGTCCTCGCCGTCGACGCTCACGGTGGGGAAGTCGTCGTGGCGAACGCCGACGTCGTACTCCACGTCGAGCTCGCCGATCGCGTTCTCGACGAGCGACCGGAGCCCGTCGAGCGCCTGCTCGCGCGACTCGCCGTGGACCGTCACCTTGGTTGCGAGGACGACCATTAGGCCTCGCTCTCGACGTTGAGCTCGCCCCGTAGTTCGTCGATCCGGCGTTCCATCGCGTCGACGAGCCTGTCGTTGTCCATCGATTCCAGCGGCGAGCCACACTCGGGACACTCGAAGCCGAAGTCCATCGCCTCGCCGAACTCGAAGCGGATCGAGCAGACCTCACA
Protein-coding sequences here:
- a CDS encoding DUF2110 family protein, giving the protein MVVLATKVTVHGESREQALDGLRSLVENAIGELDVEYDVGVRHDDFPTVSVDGEDATVARNALREEWGEITDEFTEGESYVGTLQSWDDEGFVLDAGREIRIPAGELGLGQGRPAQLVERFGLVQHLPMRFVYGDGDEPSRLADAERDRLYDWTRGTGRVNVNNATRGEVRATVNRAGHANDIVTVERLGLLEQSVVCREGTDPPGLLSAIGPYLTSELRCVIGS